The Terriglobales bacterium genome segment CACGATGTGCCGCTTGGGGATGATGAGCAGGTGCGTCGGCGCCTGGGGATTGATGTCCTCGAACGCGAAGACCTGATCATCTTCGTAGACCTTCCTGGCGGGGATCTGGCCGGCGATGATCTTGCAGAACAGACAGTCGCTCATAGCGCGACGATTCTAAACCCGGGCAGGTCGTCGGTCGTCGGCCCTCGGTCGTCGGCCCCTTAAGGTTTGGGGGGCGAGACCGAAAACCGAAAATCGCAAATCGTAAATGCCTTTAGTCCATGCGGACGAGCCAGACGGGGGCGGAGGTGCGCGCGTTGTCGGCGACTTCCTGGGCGCGGCGCTTGTCGTCCTGCGGGACGCGGACGCGCACCCACTCGCCGGTCGGCCCGGTGAACTGGATGACTTTCGCGGTGGA includes the following:
- a CDS encoding SPOR domain-containing protein, with the protein product LDVLETPAAIDRGGRWCVQIGAFDDRDEATEVKQRLARKYSTAKVIQFTGPTGEWVRVRVPQDDKRRAQEVADNARTSAPVWLVRMD